A genomic window from Arvicanthis niloticus isolate mArvNil1 chromosome 25, mArvNil1.pat.X, whole genome shotgun sequence includes:
- the LOC143438327 gene encoding histone H3.3A-like: MNIFKDEKGVIARTKQTAHKSTGGKAPRKQLATKAARKSAPFTGGVKKPHRYRPGTVALHEIRRYQKSTELLIRKLPFQRLVQEIAQDFKTDLRFQSAAIGALQEASEAYLVGLFEDTNLCAIQAKRVTIMPKDIQLACRIRGEHA, translated from the exons atgaatatattcaagGATGAGAAAg GTGTCATAGCTCGTACAAAGCAGACTGCCCACAAATCCACCGGTGGTAAAGCACCCAGGAAACAACTGGCTACAAAAGCCGCTCGCAAGAGTGCGCCCTTTACTGGAGGGGTGAAGAAACCTCATCGTTACAGGCCTGGTACTGTGGCACTCCATGAAATCAGGCGCTATCAGAAGTCCACTGAACTTCTGATTCGCAAGCTCCCCTTTCAGCGTCTGGTGCAAGAAATTGCTCAGGACTTCAAAACAGATCTGCGCTTCCAGAGTGCAGCTATTGGTGCTTTGCAGGAGGCAAGTGAGGCCTATCTGGTTGGCCTTTTTgaagataccaacctgtgtgctaTCCAAGCCAAACGTGTAACAATTATGCCAAAAGATATCCAGCTAGCTTGCCGCATACGCGGAGAGCATGCTTAA